The nucleotide sequence ATCAAGCTATTAAATGCCAGTTTTTTTCAGAACCAATTCTCAAACTTTAGCCCATGCAAAGGTTTCTTTAGCCTAGAAACTTGGTTGTTTTCTCACTTTTAGTCCAAGACCCATGGCAGTAATAATGGGGAAAATACTGGTCAGAATTTTCTTTGGCATTGGCTGTGGGCACAGGATGTCTGGATGTTGGTAAAGGGTGGCTGCTTTGAGAGTGAATTCTTAGCTGAGCGccccctgctcccctccccctgaGCCTGAGAGTAAAGCTGCCAACAGCTGCTAGGAGGAAGGCTGGCATCAAACTCTCATGTGCTGATAGGACTCATGACACAATGAGAAGGAAGGGTGGGCCAGGCACAAACCAGAGCTGGGAGGGCTCCATAGAGGAGTTCCAGCATAGACCAGAGCTTTCAATTAGGAACAACATGCCTAGGTGTCATTGCCCCATTTCCCTGATTTAGACACGAAGGCATGCCATCCCCAGATCAGCTCAGGAGGATAAACAAGAGACAAGATAAGGTCCTGGCCcttggaggaaaagagagaaaaaatgaaaatgagaacaatATGTGACTATGTGCTAAGGTTAAATGGGTGGAGAGTTTGCAGATTGAGGTGAGAGGAAGTAGCAAAAGGTGTTGGCTGGAAGAATCTCCAGGTGACATTTGAATAAGTCctagaaggaagaaggaatggaTAGATGGAACCACTGGAGCCAATGGAACAGGAAGACTCTGCTAGAGCAGTGAGGGGACATGGGTTCAAGTCACGCACCACTGACAGTGATCCAGCACCTCCCTCCGGGGACTGAGGCTGCTCCTCATGTCAGATGTCAGGCATGGGTTTTGTTCTGCAGTTTCTTCAGAACTCTCCTCTCTTGGATTTTTCTTCAGCCTGGGCATTATCTTCCAGGCTGTTTGCCCATAGCCTTGAGCTAAGTAGTTGGAGTATGGATGATGCAACATGTTTTTTGGGCAGAGTGGAAGAGTTGTTTCCTCTTGATGTTGAGCCATTTAATTTGTTTAGGTGGCAGCCAGATTCCTGTTGTCATTGTAGCACttgaaggtttttcttttataagtttaTAGATTTGAGTTTGTTGTGTTTTGATGGTTAGAAACCTGCAACAACAAACCAAAATAGGTAAGTTCAAAATAAATGGGTCTTGGCTGTTATGATTCCTTGAAGAAGGGATAATTTGAACCTATAGTTCCTGTGTTATTAATCACTTTGTTGCTTTTTGGTGTTGCCTAAGTAGAAAACACCACCCCTGccaccacacacaccatgcaTGCACACACCCCAATTTGTGATACACTAAGCGTTCAACCATGTAGTTAGAAGAAAGGGTGCCATGGGTTCAGCAAGTACTCAGCTCAACTGTCTGTCTGATAGGTAACTCCAAGGTCTTATCCTCAGTTACATTGACATCAGAGTTTGGCATCATGGCTGTAAAGGTGGTAATCTCAATCTGTCAAGGACTTTAGCATGCAGGCTGAGAACCACCAGtctctgccaggcactgtgcccagTGCCAAGAATGACCTCTCACAGCTAGTCCAGGAAGGGGCACTGACAAGTAATCAGGCAGTTTCTAAGATTGTATTCATAGCTGTCATCAGCAATGGACAGGAGCCTTCTGAAGGGAGCATGTGGGAAGAAAACCTAAGCCAGACTAGAGATGAAGAAGacttgctggaaaaaaaaaagatgttgttGTAAATGAGTCTGAAAGACTCTGGAGGAACTGAATTCCAAGTTGTTCTGCTATGACCAATAGTCACTGCTAGAAGTAACTTGAGACCTTGTTTTCTGGTACCAGGTACTATGACAGGTACTTGTAGTAGGTAAAGTTGGAAGTATGGTTTCTAGTTGCTTCTGAATTGTTTTATGGAGATAGGAATTAACTGGAAGTCAGGactaatggcacatgcctataactccagcaatttgggagcctgaggcaggaggatcgcaagttcaagtccagccttggcaatttagtgagaccgtctaaaattttttttttgaaaaggactggagatgtagttaagtggtagagcacccccctgggtttaatcattAGTagcacatgcgtgcacacacacaaagtattAACTGGAAACTCTACCATCCATTTAGTATTAGAACAAAATTATGGGCAAGATTACATTAAAGACATTTTGTAAAGAAAGATATGTTTATAGTATCATTTAAAGCAATAGATAGTAAAATCATAATCACTCCTAGTCTCATGATTTAAGacagtctttcttcctttttcccttccttcctttcttttctttttctactctccCCGCCACTGccagccctctctctctctttttccagtactgggtattggacccaggggtactttaccactgagctgcatctccagccctttttagttttctttattttgagatgggatcttactaagttgctgacactgatttcctcagcctccggagtaggtgggattacatgtgtatgccaccacacccagctaagacAGTCTTTATtaacaatttttcatcattttttgtatatatctatctatatattatatatacacacacatacatacatatatatatatatatatacatacatacatacatgcatgcattttGACAGTAGtgagtttttctttatattttatttttaaatttttgcagcCTGCTCTTTTTCATGTAATCTCTATTTCTGTATTGATCATCTTATTGTGCAGCATGAGAGATTGCATTATGTCGTTGAGTAGTAAGCCTAGATTCTGCTTTTTAGCACCCTGGGAGTTACACATCCCAGTGACTGTTGTCCCCTTTAGGGGGAAGACCATAGGAGGTGATGGGAAGAATggtttggggaaatttttctAATCATCATAGGGGGCATACTCTCAGGGTCCTATCCCAGAATCCTGTAAGATGGATGAGGGGCTGTTATACCTCTCCTACACAGCCCCAGGCAAAGAGAGGAGACAGTGGCAGTTTCTGAGCCCTAGGCTGAGGATCGCATATGTAAGGGTGGGACCGGGACCTTCTGTTTTATCTTCACGGCTGTAGATCTGCGACTGTGCAGCATTTGGCCTCTTAAGAATCACTGGCCCTTGTTATCCAGCCAAATGGTCTCTgccttttgggaagtgactgTTAGAttaggttttctcttcatttttgtagGTTAGCCCCTGACTGACCTTCACCTTCCTCCCTGAGGGCAGTGTCTAAGCCCCAGGAAGGGATGGGTACTTCCAGTTGCAACAGTTACCAAGGCCTGTGTGAACCCTGATGGGGGAATACTGGAAGGAATAAAGTACTCCCTGCCCTCTGGGCTGACTGAGTTGACCATGGTCCCAAGCACAGTGAGGCTGGGGAGAACAAGACGaaatcctaatttctttctcactttccttTTCAATGCTCTCTCATAGTGGTTAAATCACTTGCCACTGTCACAGCCCTGGGAGCTGGATGAGACAGGAGTTGACATCTTCATACCCACTGCTGCAGAGGCGATCTTCCTCTTTGCTGCCCTCAGGGTTCCTGTCTCTGGTCTGCCCCACTTCATACCTCCCCATGCAGCTGCCTGATGTGTCAATCTGAAGCTAATTTCTGATCTCATCTCCCCATCATGAATCATTAGTTGTTTCCCATTTGTTGCTCAGGAAATGTCGACCCCCGTGGCTTGGTGTGGAAGCCATGTCCAGTGTGGCCTGTTGAGCCTTTGCCCCCATCCACAGTGCTGTGTGCTGCCTGTCCTCCCGAGAGACGAAGCTGCTTGTGTTTCTTTCCCACTTGCCTGCACCTGCTCCTACCCTTCCCTTAGGCTTTCCATCCCTGTACATTCCAGGCCCAGCTGAAGTGTCACCATGTCTGTTAGCCTTCTCTGAGTTTCCTTCATCTAAGGTAACTTTTTCCCCTGAACTCCCAGGgggttttctttcttaaatacgCTGGGCACACGGGCTTTCTTAGTACTACTCCCAGTCGCAAGTGTTTGTCTCAGGAGGACTGGAAGGTTGTAGGCAGGACCAATCTTTGTATCCCCTTAAGCCCTTGTGGAGCTGCTTGACTCTCTGAAGGTGTGTCAGGAAGCATGGCAGGTCCCCCTCCGTATTCGAGTTATGGGAACCTGGAGAGCCCAGGTCATCCCACAGTCTAATGACGGAACTGGCCTTGGGCCCAGTCTGACATGTTCTCTTCCCCAGCCTGGCTGCCTCACCAGCTTTCCCAGAAGTGTATTGTGTCAAGTCTCGAGAAAAACCTCAGCTCTGCGCTCCGCCTTCATCTCCTGTGTTCCCCACCTCCTAGGTACCGGTGACCATGAGATCCCTGCAGCTGCTCAGAGCCCCCTTCCTGTATGGCCTGTTCTGGGCTTTCTGTGCTCCAGGTGCCAGGGCTGAGGAGCCTGGGGCCAGTGTCCCCCATCCCAGCAGCGTGGGCCTGGATAAGAACACGGTGCACGACCAAGAGTACGTATTTGACCAGGACTGGGGTCCTGGGCTTTCCAACATCTGTAGCTGCAGCCAGCTGCATGGGCACACTtagtcctctttccttccttctgtttatgTGGCTCCTTGACGTTTGTCAAGGATGCTGTTTATTCCCTAGAGCCACCTATTAGGTGTTCTTTTTCCATCATAGTTTCATAAGTGAAGGTTTTCGAGGCCCAAATAGGATAAATGACTTGCCTGAattcagtctttttctctttcaccacagacaggcagacagacatGCATAGATAGACACACACAATAGTAGTGGCAGAATCcagaatatagtatttttttttggcagtgctggagattgaacccagggccctgtgcttgcaaggcaagcactttaccaactgagctatctccccagcccctatagtAGCTTTTTGACTCTGGCAAGACctttttttattgatacattctAATGTTGAATCATTTGTCCCAGCTTTTGTCTTAAGCCAGTAGGCCTCACACAtactttgttttccttaaattgttttttaagaaatgtttttaaattgatgaCCCAAAAGTGTTATAACAAAATTCTAAtgataaagaggaaaaaacaccCATAATCCTGCTGGCATAACAGACAAGCTATTCTATGTCCCAGCCCCTTGCCTGACTTTGTATGGGATCATCCTTAAGTATGATCTGCTGCTGTTTTTCTGAGCTAGatgaaatttcagattttgaactTTTCAGAGTCCTTAAGGTTTCAGCATGATCTGATTTGTTGGTTTTTAGGCATATCATGGAGCATCTGGAAGGTGTCATCAACAAACCAGAGGCGGAGATGTCCCCACAAGAACTGCAGCTCCATTATTTCAAAATGCATGATTATGATGGAAATAATTTACTTGATGGCTTAGAACTCTCTACAGCCATCACTCACGTCCATAAGGAGGTAGGTCAGGTCAGGCAATGGCTCAGTGGGTGTGGCTTGGAAAGTCTCCCTCTGGTAGTTTGGTCCCCAGTCTCGATGCCCTGTGCTGTCTTTGTGTCTCCATAGTactgcttctcctttctctgcttgCTGCTCTGTTGTGTCCCTCCCTGTTCCACAGTCCTTCCCTGGTGACCTGCTGAAATAGAGGCCCTAAGACTGGGCCTTTGTATCCTAAACCAGTGCCTCAGCATTTCTGCTGCACCGAGTATGAGaaccagtacctaaaaaaaacaGACCATGTTCACAGTGCAGAGCAGGGGTGGAAGTTTTTCATTTGAGAAGAATGGTAAATTGGGACCATGGGATGGAGGGATAATTCAGAGGTTGAGTGTTCCTACAATATAGTACGGTGCCCTGAAGCACTTTCAAGCAGGTTAGAGAGCTGGTTGGCTCTTTACAGCAAGCTGAGTAGGCAGGGCCTGGCACTGGTGTTACTCCCATGTAATAGttgagaaaatagaaatcaaaatctGGTGTCTCCAGcagggtgcggtggtgcacatctgtaatcccagcagatcaggaggctgaggaagggggatggcaagttcaaagccagcctcaacaatattgaggtgctaagcaactcgatgagaccctgtctccaaataaaatacaaaatagggctgggaatgtgactcagtggttgagtgcccctgagtaccaaaaaaatccccagtaccaaaaaaaaaaaaaaaaaaaaatcttgcctcCAGCTTTAGTTTTGTCTCCTCTGGCACCCGACCACTAGTGAGGAGGCATGATGGTAGGAGTGCAGCTTGGGTTTGCTCTTAAGGAGTGCAAGCAGTTTTGCACAGGAGAAGAGCATCATTTTGAGATGATCCTGTGCTGTGGGACACAGACTGGTGGatgggagcagagaggaaagggTAGATGTGGGACATGTGGCAAAGGAAGAACCAACCATGTGTAAATGACCTTAGCTTCATGCCTAGCAGTGAGCCCTGCAACACTTGCTTGTGGAGCCAGGCCATACTTTCTCCTTAAAGGTTATAACAGGTTCAACTGGTTGGCAGtgcttctttctcttgttttggtCCTGAGATGTCACTCAGTATGTCACTGTTTCCACTTTAACAGGCAAATTGTGCACAAAACTAGCCCCTGGGAGGGCTTAGGCTGTGAGCTTTTCTTTTGGATGGGTGTGTAGGTCATGGAATCTGTGACTCTCATTCTGTGTAAGCTGGACCCAGATTTCTTCCAAGAACATGCATTACTTTGGTAATTAGAAAAGAACAAACCGTAATTTTTGAGAGGAAATAAGCAAGGGCCTGCTTTGACTGCATACTTTTAATTGGCAAGTATAATACTTGAATTGAATTATTATAAACTGACTCGATACTGATATATGAGTTTGTGGATTCCTAGAAGTAACCATGTATTATGTTGAAAGAGTTTCTAGACGTGTGTGAGCGTGGATTTAGCTAGGCACTTCTTTCAGTAAATGTGCAACTCATCACTGTCTAATTTATATCTTGTAGGAAGAGAGTGAACAGGCGCCAGTAATGAGTGAAGAAGAACTGATTAACATAATAGATGGTGTCTTGAGAGATGATGACAAGAACAATGATGGATACATTGACTATGCTGAATTTGCGAAATCACTGCAATAAACATTATTTGGCCATCTTCTAGTTATATGCAAATGTGACCCGTGATAATGTGATTGAATACTTTTGGTAATGTAAATCAACTCATTTTTAACTACTGCTGCAGCATTTTGATAAAAACCTGCAGCAATTTGTTACACTGGggtgaaaaagagaaatcaagagaaataaagaagagagatgGGACCGCTTGTGATCCCTCAGTGCTGTTAAATCTCTCATTGGACAAGGGCTTGTTGAAAGAATCCTTAAGGATATGGAATAATTGGAGCTGAGCACTCAGGAACTTAACCGTAGGAGATTGCTCAATCTTGATCTTTTTAACTCATGCTATTTGAAAAGTAAGACAATAAGCTTTGCCAAGTGGACACACTTTTCAGTGACAGTGAAGGGATGGAGTGAATGCCAAATGTTTCCCCTGGGGGGTCCCATCTCTTCAGATAAACGAAGTCAGTGTTCTGTAAAGTTCCCCTGGCCTACGTGCTCACTTGCTCTGAGCAAGTGGCTCTTTGTTGGGCTGTATCAAAACCACAGCATAAGAAGAATGTCAGATAGTGAATTCAGCTGGCTACAGAGGTTAAGATGTATCCCCTCATGTTTTGGATGCGATAGGCCACTGGCCTAAGCAATTAACCTtctcagagtttcaatattttGTACAACTACTGCCATAcctttatactttcttttctgtcttcatctTGAGAGAAACCTTGAATTTAAAGGTGCTCTCTAATCAGTAGCAAATATTTTAGCTTTCTTAAtatttgtatttcactcttgttTCCAGGGTTTCCTTTTTGTAATTTTGGGACTATTTGGAATGTAAAGACTTGGTACAGCAGGTTTATTATTGACTGGCCTAGCCTAGGTAGGAAGTGAAAAAATCATTCATCAAACCCAGTGATTAACCTGAGCCAAGTTCTGTTC is from Sciurus carolinensis chromosome 13, mSciCar1.2, whole genome shotgun sequence and encodes:
- the Mcfd2 gene encoding multiple coagulation factor deficiency protein 2, giving the protein MRSLQLLRAPFLYGLFWAFCAPGARAEEPGASVPHPSSVGLDKNTVHDQEHIMEHLEGVINKPEAEMSPQELQLHYFKMHDYDGNNLLDGLELSTAITHVHKEEESEQAPVMSEEELINIIDGVLRDDDKNNDGYIDYAEFAKSLQ